Proteins encoded by one window of Papio anubis isolate 15944 chromosome 7, Panubis1.0, whole genome shotgun sequence:
- the LOC110742423 gene encoding ubiquitin-conjugating enzyme E2 Q2-like translates to MKEEPISGKKLEDEGTEKEHLAVVEKIRKTERQDHLNVVDPDSPLHSDLQILKEKEGLGDILLNLSFKKLLCLSTGCLPKV, encoded by the exons ATGAAAGAAGAGCCTATTAGTGGGAAAAAGTTGGAGGATGAAGGAACTGAAAAAGAACATTTGGCAGTAGTAGAGAAAATTAGGAAGACTGAAAGGCAAGACCATTTAAATGT GGTTGACCCTGATAGTCCTTTGCACAGTGATCTTcagatcttaaaagaaaaagaaggcttgGGAGATATTTTGCTGAACTTATCTTTTAAG AAACTGTTGTGTTTGTCAACTGGTTGTCTTCCTAAAGTATGA